A region from the Lolium perenne isolate Kyuss_39 chromosome 4, Kyuss_2.0, whole genome shotgun sequence genome encodes:
- the LOC127296864 gene encoding uncharacterized protein has product MDRYQRVEKPRPEAAAISENEIRITTQGLIRNYVTYATSLLQEKRVKEIVLKAMGQAISKTVAITEIIKKRIPGLHQDTTISSISITDVWEPIEEGLVPLEMTRHVSMISISLSPKELDTNSPGYQAPSHAEPHKPRYQQVQQYQQQQHQPRQNQVQTDSYGRGRGRGRGRGRGWGGRGAYGGGYGGYDNNQGGYGGYGNQGGYGHNQGGYGSQGGYGHNQGGYGNQGGYGHNQGGYGGGYGYDQGGYGGYDNGGWNYNQNRGRGGGGGGGRGRGNWGYGGPGYERGGRAGGGPGGPGGRGYVRGRGRMGPGRGLGDPNY; this is encoded by the exons atggATCGGTACCAGCGGGTCGAGAAGCCGCGGCCCGAGGCCGCCGCCATCAGCGAGAACGAGATCCGTATCACCACACAGGGCCTCATCCGCAACTACGTCACCTACGCCACCTCCCTCCTCCAG GAAAAACGTGTGAAAGAAATTGTGCTGAAGGCTATGGGACAAGCTATCAGCAAGACAGTGGCTATTACTGAGATCATAAAG AAAAGGATCCCTGGGTTGCATCAAGATACCACAATCAGTTCAATCAGTATTACTGATGTATGGGAACCCATTGAGGAAGGCCTTGTACC ATTGGAGATGACTCGTCATGTTTCAATGATATCAATCTCCTTGTCACCTAAGGAGCTCGACACGAACTCACCCGG GTATCAAGCTCCATCGCATGCAGAGCCGCATAAACCAAGGTACCAGCAGGTTCAGCAATATCAACAACAACAGCACCAGCCAAGACAGAATCAAGTTCAAACAG ATTCATATGGACGTGGACGTGGAAGAGGCAGAGGGAGAGGAAGGGGCTGGGGTGGTAGGGGAGCGTATGGTGGAGGTTATGGTGGGTATGATAACAACCAAGGAGGTTATGGTGGATATGGCAACCAGGGAGGGTATGGTCACAACCAAGGTGGGTATGGCAGCCAGGGAGGTTACGGCCACAACCAAGGTGGGTATGGCAACCAGGGAGGTTACGGCCACAACCAAGGTGGCTATGGAGGCGGGTATGGTTACGACCAAGGTGGATATGGAGGATATG ACAACGGTGGCTGGAACTACAACCAGAACAGAggccgtggtggcggtggcgggggcGGGCGAGGAAGAGGCAACTGGGGCTACGGCG GCCCAGGATACGAGCGTGGTGGCCGAGCTGGAGGGGGACCAGGTGGCCCAGGCGGCAGGGGCTATGTGAGGGGCCGTGGACGAATGGGTCCTGGCCGTGGGCTGGGTGACCCGAACTATTAG
- the LOC127296863 gene encoding protein SULFUR DEFICIENCY-INDUCED 2, with protein sequence MVHAGLAQPPSPDAAAAAAAHVAHKIPSGDGPYARAKHYQLVEKDLDASIAWFWKAIETGDKVDSALKDMAVVMKQRGYLSEAVDAIRSLRHLCPGKQSQESLDNILLDLYKASGRTKEEIELLKRKLRKIYLGEAFPRGKATKRARSHGRKIHVSVQQETSRVLGNLAWAYMQQRNYMAAEAVYRKAQMVDPDANKACNLALCLIEQRRLADAELVLADVIAGAYNAGGREHGGKIVKKAEELLERIRAETGGAGGGEEAGSEDGAEADEMEELLDEVVRQWTAPYRRSDRRLPVFEEITPLCRQQMAW encoded by the exons ATGGTTCATGCCGGATTGGCTCAGCCGCCTAGCCCGGATgcggcggcagcagcggcggcgcaCGTCGCGCACAAGATCCCCTCCGGCGACGGGCCGTATGCTCGGGCCAAGCACTACCAG CTGGTGGAGAAGGACCTAGATGCGTCAATTGCATGGTTCTGGAAGGCGATCGAGACCGGAGACAAGGTGGATAgcgcgctcaaggacatggcggtggtgatgaagcaACGTGGGTACCTGAGCGAAGCTGTGGATGCCATCCGATCGTTGCGACATCTCTGCCCTGGCAAGCAGTCACAAGAGTCACTCGACAACATCCTGCTCGACCTCTACAAAGCCAGCGGCCGCACCAAGGAGGAGATTGAGCTCCTCAAGCGCAAGCTCCGAAAGATCTACCTTGGTGAGGCCTTCCCACGAGGCAAGGCCACCAAGCGTGCCCGCTCCCACGGCCGCAAGATCCATGTCTCCGTCCAACAAGAGACCTCTCGTGTCCTG GGGAACCTGGCCTGGGCCTACATGCAGCAGCGGAACTACATGGCGGCGGAGGCGGTGTACCGGAAGGCGCAGATGGTGGACCCGGACGCCAACAAGGCGTGCAACCTCGCGCTGTGCCTCATCGAGCAGCGCCGGCTCGCCGACGCGGAGCTCGTGCTCGCCGACGTGATCGCCGGCGCGTATAACGCTGGCGGCAGGGAGCACGGCGGGAAGATCGTCAAGAAGGCGGAGGAGCTGCTTGAGAGGATCAGGGCGGAGACGGGCGGCGCCGGCGGTGGGGAGGAAGCCGGCTCGGAGGACGGCGCGGAGGCCGACGAGATGGAGGAGCTTCTGGACGAGGTTGTGAGGCAGTGGACGGCGCCGTACAGGCGGAGCGACCGGAGGCTGCCCGTGTTCGAGGAGATCACGCCCCTGTGCCGGCAGCAGATGGCGTGGTAG